A single window of uncultured Pseudodesulfovibrio sp. DNA harbors:
- a CDS encoding cold shock domain-containing protein: MRCEGEVTWFNEQKGFGFIVDEDGHDVFVHYTEIVRDGFQTLEPGEQVTFSLIDEETGPKAVDVRLKNDGSPSTLL; the protein is encoded by the coding sequence GTGCGGTGTGAAGGCGAAGTTACTTGGTTTAACGAACAAAAAGGGTTTGGATTCATTGTCGATGAAGACGGACATGATGTTTTTGTTCACTATACCGAAATAGTTCGAGATGGGTTTCAGACTTTGGAACCCGGCGAACAGGTGACCTTTAGTTTGATCGACGAGGAAACCGGCCCCAAGGCGGTTGACGTCCGCCTCAAGAACGACGGCTCCCCGTCGACATTGCTCTAG
- a CDS encoding DUF362 domain-containing protein codes for MRPTVAIDHVHNYDPTLLSSAVDKVLTSSGLIISSGQRVLVKPNLVNGKNARQCTTHPTMVKAACAWLLNHGALVTVADSPALGPAAYVAHNSGLAQAVGQLGLKVTSLKKAVPLALSHGGTIGLSQDALDADLILNMPKLKVHCQMVMTGAVKNLFGCVVGFRKAMAHNRLGHSREIFRAMLMDVYAALPHCHHLMDGIHAMHKDGPINGEPFPLGLLSASANGIALDTAAYTTLGLTPDLIPLWDEALARDIPGANLQDLDFPIAPPTGFDTTGFTMSPERELSFAPSRVIKGRIRSLLKYFKKQ; via the coding sequence ATGCGTCCAACAGTTGCCATCGACCACGTCCATAATTATGACCCTACCCTGCTATCATCAGCCGTGGACAAAGTCTTGACGTCATCAGGGCTAATCATCTCTTCCGGCCAGCGGGTGTTGGTCAAACCCAATCTGGTCAATGGCAAAAACGCTCGGCAATGCACCACCCACCCTACAATGGTCAAAGCAGCCTGTGCATGGCTGCTCAATCACGGAGCCCTTGTAACCGTGGCAGACTCCCCGGCACTCGGCCCTGCCGCATATGTAGCTCACAACTCAGGATTGGCGCAGGCAGTCGGTCAACTCGGCCTCAAGGTCACAAGCTTGAAAAAGGCCGTTCCTCTTGCATTGTCACATGGCGGCACCATCGGTTTATCGCAGGATGCGCTTGACGCGGACCTCATTCTCAATATGCCCAAGCTCAAGGTACATTGTCAGATGGTCATGACTGGTGCGGTCAAAAACTTGTTCGGCTGCGTGGTGGGATTTCGCAAGGCCATGGCCCACAATCGGCTTGGACACAGCCGTGAGATATTCCGCGCCATGCTCATGGATGTATATGCTGCCCTACCGCATTGCCATCATCTCATGGATGGAATCCACGCAATGCACAAAGATGGTCCTATTAACGGTGAACCGTTTCCACTCGGCCTACTGAGCGCATCTGCAAATGGCATTGCCTTGGACACAGCGGCCTATACCACATTGGGTTTGACGCCAGATCTCATTCCCCTCTGGGACGAGGCTTTAGCCCGCGATATTCCCGGCGCAAACTTACAGGACCTCGACTTTCCAATTGCCCCGCCCACCGGATTCGACACCACCGGATTCACCATGTCGCCGGAGCGCGAACTCTCCTTCGCCCCTTCGCGAGTCATAAAAGGCAGAATCCGCAGTTTGTTGAAGTATTTCAAAAAACAGTGA
- a CDS encoding ATP-binding cassette domain-containing protein — protein sequence MATVGRMAISIGGSEAVYKIKRLLLIERKGRMSPMHTLISLTNVTVTRGGKALLGPLSWRLERGRHVAVTGSNGAGKTTFLRLVRGELMPDSGGERVYDFGNGEQHSVIGLRQRIGMVSADMQDFYSLHTSHVTGRNIILAGFFDTPILYDTPTSEQEVSADEIIDLLNIHDLAESSLGTLSTGQLRKLLVARGLVSKPGVLLLDECLDGLDAQSRDEVLQLLNRAGEWTTLVCAAHRAGDLPECITHAVVLDQGLIVSEGNRDETLLALQTNAPDLLACDLPVAVSDPSMEYLLRMEHVSVVQDGKRILHSIDWEVLPGENWMVVGANGAGKSTLLKLIMSEIAPYADDEEGVGVIRRLGGITMDEARPLIGVVSPDLQTSYARELGWEVTAEETVMSGYRGSVGMLDEPTSEEKLGAAQWLEMVGLAGLESRRLRHMSYGQQRRVFLARAMAPGPKLLLLDEPLSGLDSGSRVFIMEMIQRLAESGVPLVFVSHHDDDRVSALNKILVLEQGRLRYCGRLDEYVMR from the coding sequence ATGGCAACTGTTGGACGCATGGCGATCAGCATAGGCGGGAGTGAGGCCGTATACAAGATAAAGCGGTTGCTTCTGATCGAAAGAAAAGGAAGAATGTCGCCGATGCATACTTTAATTTCATTGACCAATGTGACTGTGACCCGTGGAGGCAAAGCCCTGCTTGGTCCGTTGTCGTGGCGCCTTGAGCGTGGCCGTCATGTGGCTGTGACTGGTTCCAACGGAGCGGGAAAAACCACGTTTCTTCGTCTTGTGCGTGGTGAATTGATGCCGGATTCAGGTGGCGAACGAGTTTATGACTTCGGGAATGGAGAACAACATTCCGTGATTGGTTTGCGTCAGCGAATCGGTATGGTCTCGGCAGATATGCAGGATTTTTATAGCCTGCACACATCGCATGTTACAGGCCGCAATATAATATTGGCCGGGTTCTTCGATACGCCTATCCTTTATGATACGCCAACTTCCGAACAGGAAGTTTCGGCAGATGAAATTATTGATCTTTTGAATATTCATGATTTGGCGGAAAGTTCGTTAGGAACACTTTCCACAGGGCAATTGCGTAAACTGCTTGTGGCCAGAGGGTTGGTCTCGAAGCCCGGGGTCTTGCTTTTGGACGAATGCTTGGACGGCTTGGATGCACAATCTCGTGATGAAGTACTTCAACTGCTCAATAGAGCCGGGGAGTGGACCACCTTGGTGTGCGCCGCACATCGGGCAGGAGATCTGCCGGAATGTATTACGCACGCTGTGGTTCTTGATCAAGGCCTGATCGTGTCGGAAGGGAATAGGGACGAGACTTTGTTGGCATTGCAGACCAATGCGCCGGATCTTTTGGCCTGCGATCTGCCTGTTGCGGTTTCCGATCCAAGCATGGAATACCTTTTGCGTATGGAACATGTCTCCGTAGTTCAGGACGGGAAGCGCATCCTGCATTCAATCGACTGGGAAGTCTTGCCCGGTGAAAATTGGATGGTGGTTGGCGCGAATGGTGCCGGAAAATCCACATTGCTTAAACTTATTATGAGTGAAATTGCGCCGTATGCAGACGACGAAGAGGGCGTGGGGGTAATTAGGCGATTGGGCGGTATAACCATGGATGAAGCTCGTCCTTTAATCGGAGTTGTTTCGCCAGACCTTCAAACGAGCTATGCGCGTGAGTTGGGATGGGAAGTGACGGCGGAAGAGACTGTCATGTCCGGTTATCGTGGAAGCGTGGGCATGCTGGATGAGCCTACGAGCGAAGAAAAGCTCGGGGCGGCACAGTGGCTCGAAATGGTTGGATTGGCAGGGTTGGAATCTCGACGATTGCGTCATATGTCCTACGGACAGCAGCGAAGGGTTTTTTTGGCGCGTGCGATGGCGCCGGGACCGAAGTTGCTTTTGTTGGATGAACCTTTGTCCGGGCTGGATAGTGGGTCGCGCGTGTTTATTATGGAAATGATTCAACGACTCGCTGAGTCAGGAGTCCCTCTTGTTTTTGTCTCACATCATGATGACGACAGGGTATCTGCTCTGAATAAGATTTTGGTGTTGGAACAAGGACGGCTACGGTACTGTGGGCGGCTTGATGAGTATGTCATGAGATAA
- the hypF gene encoding carbamoyltransferase HypF, with protein MTLMRQKFTITGQVQGVGFRPFVYRTALNNNVSGTVNNSSAGVLIEIQGTPEQVTGFSEELAEKLPPLAKIISLDCEDLPIVDNEKNFTILKSTGGKGHSVLISADVATCQDCLNDMADPTNRRYRYPFTNCTNCGPRYTITRSIPYDRPQTSMACFPLCDDCLKEYEDPLDRRFHAQPNACPDCGPTVWLANKKCSTIAEGDEALKLLATELAKGKIAAVKGLGGFHLVCDAMANEAVTTLRQRKHRPDKPLAVMVPTMDHARQLADIIPAEEKWLTGLHRPIVLAAKHTPFPLAKQVAPDTNFVGIMLPYTPLHHILLNDFTVATPHNIPALVMTSGNMSSEPISLGNKEAFERLNDIADIFLFHNRDILIRTDDSVVRVNQATDNPIFMRRARGFVPAPVFIPEKGPTVLGMGPELKCTMTLTKGDQAFTSQHIGNMSNLETLEFHKEILTHLQDILQVKPELIVRDLHPDYMTSTLAEDIGKELGIPVATLQHHYAHIYANLAENKHTGPAIGLALDGTGYGEDGTIWGGECLMVMPEELEHQRLAHFSRIRLPGGEAAVKEPWRIAQAALWELGIKEPGKYQWPWLKYFEAQSRFLPQILSKGINAPETSSCGRLFDGVAALCGLVDTISYEGHAAILLEKAQDMSETGAYPCPLQSDDPVSLNTLSLVHAVLEDLENTVPVSIIARRFHRGLINGLTEMAYSFSMVLDIHHVALSGGVMQNLTLATELPQALENVGLIPLVHRQLPPNDGCISLGQAVWGQRKLLLKS; from the coding sequence ATGACTCTCATGCGCCAGAAGTTTACCATCACCGGGCAAGTACAAGGCGTCGGATTTCGACCCTTCGTCTATCGGACCGCTTTGAACAATAACGTCTCAGGCACGGTCAACAATTCCTCCGCAGGTGTTCTCATCGAAATTCAGGGAACCCCGGAACAAGTCACCGGCTTTTCCGAAGAACTGGCCGAAAAGCTGCCACCCTTAGCCAAAATCATCAGTCTGGATTGTGAAGACCTGCCAATCGTGGATAACGAAAAGAATTTCACGATTCTCAAATCCACCGGCGGGAAAGGCCACTCCGTCCTTATCAGCGCAGACGTCGCCACCTGTCAGGATTGCCTGAACGACATGGCAGACCCGACCAACCGTCGATATAGATATCCGTTCACCAACTGCACCAACTGCGGGCCCCGTTACACAATCACTCGATCAATACCATATGATCGCCCCCAAACGTCCATGGCCTGCTTCCCGTTATGCGATGACTGTCTGAAAGAGTATGAAGATCCACTTGACCGCCGGTTTCATGCGCAACCAAATGCCTGCCCAGATTGCGGCCCTACGGTCTGGCTCGCAAATAAAAAATGTTCAACCATTGCTGAAGGTGACGAAGCGCTCAAACTCCTTGCGACAGAACTTGCCAAAGGAAAGATTGCAGCTGTCAAAGGACTTGGCGGTTTCCATCTTGTCTGCGACGCCATGGCAAATGAAGCTGTAACGACTTTACGCCAACGCAAACATCGCCCGGACAAGCCACTGGCCGTCATGGTCCCAACCATGGACCATGCTCGCCAATTGGCCGACATCATCCCGGCAGAAGAGAAATGGCTGACCGGATTGCACCGTCCCATCGTACTCGCTGCCAAACACACGCCGTTTCCATTGGCAAAACAAGTCGCACCAGATACAAATTTCGTTGGGATAATGCTTCCCTACACCCCGCTGCACCACATCCTACTGAATGATTTCACAGTTGCCACACCACACAATATTCCGGCTTTGGTCATGACTTCCGGTAACATGAGTTCCGAACCGATCAGTCTGGGCAATAAAGAAGCCTTTGAACGACTCAACGACATTGCTGATATTTTCCTCTTTCACAACCGGGACATTCTCATCCGCACAGACGACTCCGTGGTCCGCGTAAACCAAGCCACCGACAACCCAATTTTTATGCGCCGTGCACGAGGATTTGTTCCCGCGCCCGTTTTCATCCCGGAAAAAGGTCCTACAGTTTTGGGCATGGGGCCCGAATTGAAATGTACCATGACCCTGACCAAGGGCGATCAGGCTTTCACCAGTCAACACATTGGCAACATGTCCAATCTGGAGACGTTGGAATTCCACAAGGAAATCCTGACCCATTTACAAGATATCCTTCAGGTGAAACCGGAGCTGATTGTCCGTGATTTACACCCGGATTACATGACATCCACTCTGGCCGAGGACATTGGCAAGGAACTGGGTATTCCCGTAGCAACATTGCAACATCATTACGCCCATATTTATGCCAACCTTGCCGAGAATAAACACACTGGCCCCGCCATCGGGCTGGCCCTCGACGGCACAGGCTACGGCGAAGACGGCACCATTTGGGGCGGCGAATGTCTCATGGTCATGCCCGAAGAACTGGAACACCAACGATTGGCCCATTTTTCCCGCATCCGACTGCCCGGCGGAGAGGCTGCGGTCAAGGAACCATGGCGTATAGCTCAGGCCGCACTCTGGGAACTCGGCATCAAGGAGCCGGGGAAATACCAATGGCCATGGCTCAAATATTTTGAAGCCCAAAGCCGTTTCCTGCCGCAAATTCTGTCAAAGGGCATCAATGCACCCGAGACATCCAGTTGCGGTCGGTTGTTTGATGGCGTAGCCGCACTTTGTGGACTGGTCGACACCATCAGCTATGAAGGCCATGCCGCCATCCTACTGGAAAAAGCACAGGATATGTCTGAAACTGGAGCTTATCCTTGTCCACTCCAATCCGACGACCCCGTTTCCTTGAACACACTTTCTCTGGTACACGCTGTACTGGAAGATCTGGAAAACACGGTGCCTGTTTCCATTATCGCCCGTCGATTCCACCGAGGGCTGATTAACGGCCTGACAGAAATGGCTTATTCATTTTCCATGGTGTTGGATATCCATCACGTGGCCCTGTCCGGCGGCGTAATGCAAAACCTGACGCTTGCCACGGAATTACCGCAGGCCCTTGAAAATGTAGGGTTGATTCCATTGGTACACCGCCAGCTTCCACCCAATGACGGATGTATTTCCCTCGGCCAAGCGGTCTGGGGACAAAGGAAGCTCCTCCTCAAATCATAA
- a CDS encoding aminotransferase class V-fold PLP-dependent enzyme, with the protein MSLSKFAPLKLFITGPTYIRDDVKAAAMLPEFGHRDSENELRFGPIRQHLRTLAGCGDDYEPILVLGSGSSAMEASIRSLVADDETLLNVSVGAFGDHYHTIAVANGKQSTNLKFEYGQPINLNVLEQKLKDLRPNVVSFTHNETSTGVTNDMKAVCALIRQYDAMPLVDGVSIFGGADLDLSNSGAAIYVTATQKSLALPAGFGIGFVSREAEEKAARVTNKGHAHDITRQLACARKNQTLTTPNGTLANQMAVQLDRIVNEEGVDNRFARHIQMRGMVEEWVAGLDGFEMFVPEGYRSVTMSTVICPEGVTQAQLKGGVKEALREEGYLMDPGYGKLNVQLEKEGKRQIIRIGHMGDITPDMLTEYLAALEVELKKL; encoded by the coding sequence ATGAGCCTGTCTAAATTCGCCCCACTCAAGCTTTTTATCACCGGTCCCACCTATATTCGTGACGACGTCAAGGCTGCGGCAATGTTGCCGGAATTTGGTCATCGCGACAGTGAGAATGAATTGCGTTTCGGTCCTATTCGTCAGCATCTGCGAACACTGGCCGGATGTGGTGACGACTACGAACCGATTCTTGTTTTGGGGTCTGGATCTTCTGCCATGGAAGCATCTATTCGTTCTCTGGTCGCTGATGATGAAACCCTGCTTAACGTGTCTGTCGGAGCATTTGGTGACCATTATCATACGATCGCCGTTGCCAACGGAAAGCAGTCCACGAATCTCAAATTTGAGTATGGTCAGCCCATCAATTTGAATGTGCTGGAACAGAAGCTCAAAGACCTGCGGCCGAATGTGGTTTCTTTTACGCATAACGAGACTTCTACCGGTGTTACGAACGACATGAAGGCTGTGTGTGCGCTTATTCGTCAATATGACGCCATGCCTTTGGTTGACGGAGTGTCCATTTTTGGCGGAGCTGATCTGGATTTGTCGAATTCTGGAGCGGCCATATATGTGACCGCCACACAGAAGTCTTTGGCTTTACCTGCCGGGTTCGGTATCGGATTCGTGTCCAGAGAGGCCGAGGAAAAGGCTGCTCGTGTGACCAACAAGGGCCATGCGCACGACATCACCCGTCAGCTTGCCTGTGCTCGGAAAAATCAGACTTTAACCACACCCAATGGCACGCTCGCCAATCAGATGGCTGTGCAGCTCGATCGAATCGTTAATGAGGAAGGCGTGGATAATCGCTTTGCCCGTCATATTCAGATGCGGGGTATGGTTGAAGAATGGGTGGCCGGTCTGGATGGTTTCGAGATGTTCGTGCCGGAAGGGTATCGGTCCGTGACCATGTCCACCGTCATTTGTCCTGAAGGCGTGACACAGGCCCAACTCAAGGGCGGTGTGAAGGAAGCCTTGCGGGAAGAAGGGTATCTGATGGACCCCGGTTACGGAAAGCTGAATGTCCAGTTGGAAAAAGAGGGTAAGCGTCAGATTATCCGAATCGGTCACATGGGAGATATTACCCCTGATATGCTTACCGAGTATCTGGCTGCGCTTGAAGTTGAATTGAAAAAACTGTAA
- a CDS encoding RNA-binding protein, with the protein MSKNIYVGNLPWSATEDEVRAAFEAYGQVSSVKLIEDRETGRPRGFGFVEMDDDSGALEAIEALDGKDFGGRNIKVNEAKPRVERPRW; encoded by the coding sequence ATGTCCAAGAACATCTACGTCGGCAATCTGCCCTGGTCCGCAACCGAAGACGAAGTCCGTGCAGCTTTTGAAGCTTACGGCCAGGTCTCTTCCGTCAAACTGATCGAAGACCGTGAAACCGGTCGCCCCCGCGGCTTTGGTTTTGTCGAAATGGATGACGATTCCGGCGCTCTGGAAGCTATTGAAGCTCTGGACGGCAAGGACTTCGGCGGCCGTAACATCAAGGTCAACGAAGCCAAGCCCCGCGTTGAGCGTCCCCGCTGGTAG
- a CDS encoding molybdopterin biosynthesis protein produces MTKRNIYLETIAPEEAIKVAKGTLDRKALMRTEAIPTHEAAGRVTAGPIFAKCSSPTFHAAAMDGIAIQAESTFAAREDEPVVLNHPDQFEFVNTGNPMPDGTNAVVMIENVVQKDEVTVLVDTPAFPWQHVRRIGEDIVATELLIPQNRELTPSDIGALLSAGIYEIEVREKVKAVFLPTGDEVLNFLDKPEPQAGQVIESNSQVFKAYADSWGIDASWSSPVPDNEDTLRTAVMDGLESGCHVVIVGAGSSAGSKDYSKRVFESIGSVLVHGISVMPGKPTLLAVTDERSGYPGRLLVGAPGYPVSAIVCHEKILGPIIHWLMGKALPDRHMTDITLARKTPSKPGMREAIRLAAGRIGDKIVAAPLARGAGMITTMTKAQAVAYIPEDVEGVEQGDSLNAELLVPRDDLNRVLVHVGSHDNTIDLLANELMGLSTPMRLVSSHAGSMGGLTALKAGSALFAGAHLFDPETRDFNFPFIDRYLPDLDVTVVNLAIRHQGLIVGKGNPLGIQGVADLTREDVIFINRQRGAGTRILLDHHLKEADINPHDVQGYDNEEFTHMAVAVNVLTGAASCGLGIFAAAKALDLDFVPLAHERYDLVIPTAYINDERIQTLIATIRKDKVKAKIQTLGGYETDLTGLEMTPGIGLG; encoded by the coding sequence ATGACGAAACGAAATATTTATTTGGAAACCATCGCGCCCGAAGAAGCTATCAAGGTTGCAAAAGGCACACTGGATCGCAAAGCACTCATGAGAACCGAGGCGATCCCCACACATGAAGCTGCCGGACGGGTAACTGCCGGGCCTATCTTTGCCAAATGTTCCTCCCCGACTTTTCACGCGGCGGCCATGGACGGCATTGCCATTCAGGCCGAATCCACATTCGCTGCTCGTGAAGATGAACCTGTGGTCCTGAACCACCCGGACCAATTCGAATTCGTGAACACCGGCAACCCGATGCCTGACGGGACCAATGCGGTCGTGATGATCGAAAATGTTGTACAAAAGGATGAAGTGACGGTTCTTGTCGATACCCCAGCCTTTCCATGGCAACATGTACGACGCATCGGTGAAGACATCGTTGCTACCGAACTACTCATCCCACAGAATCGAGAACTCACGCCTTCAGACATCGGTGCTCTGCTTTCAGCTGGCATTTATGAAATTGAGGTCAGGGAAAAAGTCAAAGCCGTATTCCTGCCCACAGGCGATGAAGTGCTTAACTTTCTGGACAAACCCGAACCACAGGCCGGACAGGTTATCGAATCAAATTCTCAGGTATTCAAGGCGTATGCGGACTCATGGGGCATTGACGCATCATGGTCGTCCCCTGTCCCGGATAACGAAGACACACTCCGCACCGCAGTAATGGATGGACTCGAAAGCGGTTGTCACGTTGTCATCGTCGGAGCAGGCTCAAGTGCTGGTAGCAAAGATTATTCAAAACGGGTCTTCGAATCCATAGGCTCGGTCTTGGTCCACGGTATTTCCGTTATGCCCGGGAAACCCACCTTGCTCGCCGTGACAGATGAACGAAGTGGATATCCGGGACGATTACTTGTCGGCGCACCGGGATACCCGGTCTCCGCCATTGTCTGCCATGAAAAAATTCTCGGCCCCATCATCCACTGGCTTATGGGCAAAGCGCTTCCTGATCGACATATGACAGATATCACTCTGGCGCGTAAAACACCGTCGAAACCCGGCATGCGCGAAGCCATCCGACTGGCTGCTGGCCGTATCGGTGACAAGATCGTAGCCGCACCGCTTGCTCGTGGAGCAGGCATGATCACCACCATGACCAAAGCGCAGGCCGTGGCCTATATCCCCGAAGATGTGGAAGGTGTGGAACAAGGTGACTCCCTCAATGCGGAGCTTCTGGTCCCAAGAGATGACCTCAATCGAGTGCTAGTACACGTGGGTAGTCACGACAATACGATCGACCTGCTCGCCAATGAACTCATGGGATTATCGACTCCCATGCGTCTGGTTTCCAGCCATGCTGGTTCCATGGGGGGCCTGACCGCACTCAAGGCAGGTTCAGCCCTGTTTGCCGGTGCGCATCTGTTCGATCCGGAAACGAGAGATTTCAACTTTCCATTCATTGATCGCTACCTGCCTGATCTTGACGTGACCGTGGTCAACCTCGCCATTCGGCATCAAGGTCTCATCGTCGGCAAAGGCAACCCGCTCGGGATTCAAGGCGTGGCAGACTTAACCCGCGAAGACGTGATCTTCATCAACCGTCAACGAGGGGCCGGGACCAGAATTCTTCTGGACCATCATCTCAAAGAAGCGGACATCAATCCACATGACGTACAAGGCTATGACAACGAAGAATTCACGCACATGGCCGTGGCCGTCAACGTCCTAACAGGCGCCGCCTCCTGCGGTTTGGGCATATTTGCTGCGGCAAAGGCACTGGACCTCGACTTCGTACCTCTGGCCCATGAGCGATACGATCTGGTCATTCCTACGGCATACATCAACGATGAGCGTATACAAACGCTCATCGCCACAATCCGCAAGGATAAAGTCAAAGCAAAGATTCAGACTCTCGGCGGATATGAAACTGATTTGACCGGCCTTGAAATGACGCCGGGCATTGGACTGGGATAA
- a CDS encoding DUF3298 domain-containing protein has translation MQTIRTFSVAIMLILFTPALLMAGTKCTPLVLSEIHVEEETAGFIVDTRYPVLCAKTANRTLRDWVGHRLFDFKKFDPDHDLSEFPHKYEMTMNYSVWPAASERFASVKLDVDVYSGGAHPNHWPMTWVFDMTNGTTITLEELFTDMDTALPAVSSMCRAVLLRTLGPELKDMIFSGTKPLEENFSRYILNDQGIIFIFPHYQVAPYSSGEQVVTIPYAHITEYFTSTTNQKLGLALPPTTKKIVPEI, from the coding sequence ATGCAGACAATCCGCACTTTTTCGGTTGCGATCATGCTCATCCTGTTCACCCCGGCACTTCTTATGGCCGGGACAAAATGCACCCCGCTTGTTCTATCTGAAATCCATGTAGAAGAAGAGACCGCCGGTTTCATCGTGGACACCCGCTATCCTGTTCTCTGTGCAAAGACCGCCAATCGCACCCTCCGCGATTGGGTAGGGCATCGCCTATTCGATTTCAAAAAATTCGATCCTGACCATGATTTATCAGAATTCCCGCACAAATATGAAATGACCATGAACTATAGTGTCTGGCCTGCTGCGTCTGAACGATTCGCATCAGTCAAACTCGATGTCGACGTCTACTCAGGCGGAGCCCACCCCAACCATTGGCCCATGACATGGGTCTTCGACATGACAAACGGCACAACCATCACATTGGAAGAACTTTTCACGGACATGGATACGGCACTTCCCGCTGTTTCTTCCATGTGCCGCGCCGTTCTATTGCGCACCCTTGGCCCGGAACTCAAAGACATGATATTTTCTGGTACCAAACCGCTGGAAGAAAACTTTTCCCGATATATCCTTAATGACCAAGGCATTATTTTTATTTTCCCACATTATCAGGTGGCTCCCTATTCATCAGGCGAACAGGTAGTGACCATTCCGTATGCACATATCACGGAATATTTCACTTCTACGACCAACCAAAAGCTGGGACTCGCCCTTCCACCAACCACCAAAAAGATTGTTCCCGAGATATAA
- a CDS encoding YqaE/Pmp3 family membrane protein codes for MELLRIIISVLIPPIGAFLKVGLGLQFWVNLLLTLLGYFPGLVHVIWLLSRK; via the coding sequence GTGGAACTGCTTCGTATCATCATTTCCGTACTTATCCCACCCATCGGTGCTTTTCTGAAAGTCGGCCTTGGCCTACAATTCTGGGTCAACCTGTTACTGACTCTTCTCGGCTACTTCCCCGGTCTGGTGCATGTCATCTGGTTGTTGTCCAGAAAATAA